The Enterococcus rotai genome includes a window with the following:
- a CDS encoding immunoglobulin-like domain-containing protein yields the protein MKNIVLKGSILVYTIFVLTVTMILFIISDQTENFAENKKNDVIKSDLPFGTKYQTIEYGERFSIEEIFDITEKQMEELEVEVINFDSKKIGSTNVMVTFKKNDEISQGNVFLTIIDKDNPIITTTNSTIYTGEEFDPLTEVSAKDNVDGDLSSKIEVSGIVDTSNEGTYKVEYTVSDFSNNQTSKIREVSVIADPNATPVASNLQVVSESQNSEESNLAEVRDQQQSSEIATQANGAVTRIPLIEKDSHENQPNILVINGITIPYQNGGQGSGQSVIDSDPSGSASTWGGIPIQSGDDGLNTHFIGHNPGIFSVLFNVGLGQTISVNDTNGKTTNYYVNNILHLDDFGKDLSTGVDYWDQTIGPTGGERITLQTCISDTENLMVLASK from the coding sequence ATGAAAAATATTGTTTTGAAAGGTTCCATTTTGGTGTATACCATTTTTGTTTTAACTGTAACTATGATACTGTTTATCATATCTGATCAAACAGAAAATTTTGCCGAAAATAAAAAAAATGACGTTATAAAATCGGATTTGCCGTTTGGAACGAAATATCAAACAATCGAATATGGTGAAAGATTTTCAATTGAAGAGATATTTGATATCACAGAAAAGCAGATGGAGGAATTAGAAGTAGAGGTAATAAATTTTGATTCTAAAAAAATCGGGTCAACAAATGTAATGGTCACCTTTAAGAAAAATGATGAAATTTCTCAAGGAAATGTTTTTTTGACAATTATAGATAAAGACAATCCTATAATTACTACAACTAATTCTACTATATATACTGGAGAAGAATTTGATCCTTTAACAGAAGTTAGTGCAAAAGATAATGTAGATGGCGATCTTAGTAGCAAAATCGAGGTTTCTGGAATAGTAGACACGTCAAATGAAGGAACATACAAAGTAGAATATACTGTATCAGATTTCAGTAATAATCAAACGTCAAAAATTAGAGAAGTTAGTGTTATAGCTGATCCAAATGCTACTCCCGTCGCATCTAACCTGCAAGTGGTATCAGAGAGTCAAAATAGTGAGGAGTCAAACCTTGCTGAAGTGAGGGATCAACAACAAAGTTCTGAAATAGCAACGCAAGCCAATGGAGCAGTTACGAGAATACCTTTGATAGAAAAGGATTCTCATGAAAATCAACCGAATATATTAGTAATCAATGGTATAACAATTCCTTATCAAAATGGAGGGCAGGGTTCAGGGCAATCAGTGATTGACAGCGATCCTAGTGGTAGTGCATCAACATGGGGGGGCATACCAATACAATCAGGAGATGATGGTCTAAATACACACTTCATCGGTCATAATCCTGGAATATTTTCTGTTTTATTTAATGTAGGTTTAGGACAAACGATTAGTGTAAATGACACCAATGGAAAAACAACCAATTATTATGTGAATAATATTTTACATCTAGATGATTTTGGTAAAGATTTATCTACAGGCGTAGATTACTGGGATCAAACTATTGGACCAACAGGTGGAGAACGAATAACTTTGCAGACCTGTATTTCGGATACTGAGAATTTAATGGTGCTTGCATCGAAATAG
- a CDS encoding helix-turn-helix domain-containing protein, producing MERLIQNTMIRRVRLLDILIHSNQWVPIKELTKRLNCSQQTLLSDCDYFENEWLDYVVIEISKKLGIRIYMHKNHSVSELYKKMMKNSSDLSLLESFFFYPNRDTSFHTKRLYISESSLYRSYKKLNLVLSDRNMDITHNQDKYVLVGENELQIRLFLILYFCEAYEESEWPFPINKYFIYELTNDAIKIFPFKVTLDSIKFLMYSMAISIIREEQGFTFSVNHNFEKTSDKNRIIFEKIKEILHSKYPKINYEKFCQSIFWWNYILVDYEEKSTIETLSNKYIELLCSSLNIRIAEKNRVALSNWIQFIYVRHRIYPFQEYIIHNRFAQSCVSIRKNYPVYTQEVKDILISLEKQTQFPWYSDYYEELVHETFFHWNELYKQLDKKYSKLVVVVYSDLGEEHEIFLAYLLNNKFPDRVDVHCARKVKLSNVHQCEITCDLCISNYTLKNVDPQNFLVVEDIPSTKNWIDISYCINQKVTIKASRK from the coding sequence ATGGAACGTCTCATCCAAAATACGATGATTAGGAGAGTTAGGTTATTAGATATTTTAATTCATTCAAATCAATGGGTACCCATAAAAGAGTTGACAAAACGTCTAAACTGTTCGCAACAAACATTATTATCAGACTGTGACTATTTTGAGAACGAATGGCTAGACTATGTTGTTATAGAGATCTCAAAGAAACTTGGTATCCGTATCTATATGCATAAAAATCATTCTGTTAGCGAACTGTATAAAAAAATGATGAAGAATTCTAGTGATCTATCATTGCTTGAATCGTTTTTCTTTTATCCAAATAGAGATACATCTTTTCACACAAAACGATTGTATATTAGTGAATCAAGTTTATATAGAAGTTATAAAAAATTAAATCTTGTCTTAAGTGATCGAAATATGGATATCACTCACAATCAGGATAAGTATGTCTTGGTTGGAGAAAATGAATTACAAATTCGTTTATTTCTAATACTATATTTTTGTGAAGCGTATGAAGAAAGCGAGTGGCCATTTCCTATTAATAAGTATTTTATTTATGAACTTACTAATGATGCAATAAAAATATTTCCATTTAAGGTTACTCTTGATTCAATAAAATTTTTGATGTACTCAATGGCGATTTCTATTATACGTGAAGAACAAGGATTCACATTCTCTGTTAATCACAACTTTGAGAAAACGAGCGACAAAAATAGAATTATTTTTGAAAAGATTAAAGAAATCTTACATTCTAAATACCCAAAAATTAATTACGAAAAGTTTTGTCAATCCATATTTTGGTGGAATTACATTTTGGTAGACTATGAAGAAAAAAGTACTATTGAAACCTTGAGCAATAAATATATAGAACTGCTTTGTTCCTCTTTAAATATAAGAATTGCTGAAAAAAACAGAGTAGCACTTAGCAATTGGATTCAATTCATTTATGTCAGACATAGGATTTATCCGTTTCAAGAGTACATTATACATAATCGTTTTGCACAATCCTGTGTTTCTATAAGAAAAAATTATCCTGTATATACTCAAGAAGTTAAGGATATATTAATTTCACTTGAAAAGCAGACTCAGTTCCCTTGGTATTCTGATTATTATGAAGAGTTAGTACATGAAACTTTTTTTCATTGGAATGAACTTTATAAGCAATTAGATAAAAAGTATTCCAAATTAGTAGTGGTAGTGTATAGCGATTTAGGAGAAGAACATGAAATTTTTTTAGCCTATTTATTGAATAATAAATTTCCGGACAGAGTTGATGTTCATTGTGCAAGGAAAGTGAAGCTCTCAAATGTTCATCAGTGTGAAATTACCTGTGATTTGTGTATTTCTAATTACACACTCAAAAACGTTGATCCTCAAAATTTTCTTGTGGTGGAAGATATTCCTTCAACAAAAAATTGGATTGATATTTCATATTGTATAAATCAGAAAGTAACCATAAAAGCGAGCAGAAAATGA
- a CDS encoding YoaK family protein gives MYKFHYNKPLITNDSRLFASLMAFSGGAIDVYSHTYFHGLVATQTGNIVLLASNASQKEWYLSVPKILSIFTFTIGFLMCIWIKQSNLSVYWRSFTMLPVIVTSSLVPFFSEQFDLIKIGFLAFGSGLIMLTFTGSKIEDNSYTIMMTSGNYRKMLNEWYLYITSKGKALKARRNAENYTIVVLAFLVGAFLLAFINIFLGKYSIFLPAFTFLFSFFIEIFHAKNISDV, from the coding sequence ATGTACAAATTTCATTATAATAAACCTCTTATTACTAATGATAGTAGATTATTTGCCAGTCTAATGGCGTTCTCTGGTGGAGCTATTGATGTATATTCTCATACCTACTTCCACGGCTTAGTAGCAACTCAAACAGGAAATATCGTATTATTGGCATCAAATGCATCTCAAAAAGAATGGTATCTATCAGTCCCAAAAATTCTTTCTATCTTTACATTTACAATTGGTTTTTTAATGTGTATTTGGATTAAACAAAGTAATTTGAGTGTTTACTGGCGGAGTTTCACAATGCTACCTGTTATAGTGACTAGTTCTCTAGTACCATTCTTCTCAGAACAATTTGATTTGATCAAAATAGGATTTTTAGCTTTTGGATCCGGATTAATTATGTTAACTTTCACTGGAAGTAAAATTGAAGATAACTCTTACACAATAATGATGACATCAGGAAATTATCGTAAAATGCTTAATGAGTGGTACTTATATATTACGTCAAAAGGTAAAGCTCTCAAAGCTAGACGCAATGCAGAAAATTATACAATTGTGGTCTTAGCGTTTCTAGTTGGAGCCTTCTTATTAGCATTTATTAATATTTTTCTAGGAAAGTATTCTATCTTTTTGCCTGCATTTACATTTTTGTTTTCTTTTTTTATTGAAATTTTTCATGCCAAAAATATTTCAGATGTATGA
- the licT gene encoding BglG family transcription antiterminator LicT produces MEILKILNNNVVIVLNEENEEVILMGNGLGFQMKAGLEVDAAKIEKVFKLENQVESEQIEQLFAEIPEEIIDISYKILSHAKDTLNKELNESSFIAIADHLYSSIQRAKKNIQVKNFLLWDIKRFFPTELEIARSAIQMVNQQLHVTLTDDEAGFLALHITNAQIDSRHEDAISLTQLIEEILTVIKYTLRISFAENDIYFQRFITHLKFFTEKVLQNKTDKLPEDQVENELFLLVTTQYPAAFEATKKVAELLKNRRNYTMSKDEQVYITIHLARIIDKTS; encoded by the coding sequence TTGGAAATTCTAAAAATTTTAAATAATAATGTCGTCATTGTTTTAAATGAAGAAAATGAAGAAGTGATTCTTATGGGGAATGGTTTAGGCTTCCAGATGAAAGCAGGTTTGGAAGTAGATGCTGCAAAAATCGAAAAGGTTTTTAAACTTGAAAACCAAGTGGAATCTGAACAGATCGAACAACTTTTTGCGGAAATTCCTGAGGAGATCATCGATATTTCTTATAAAATTCTATCTCATGCTAAAGATACGTTAAATAAAGAATTGAATGAATCGTCTTTTATAGCCATTGCAGACCACTTATATTCCTCGATCCAACGGGCGAAAAAGAATATTCAAGTGAAAAATTTCCTATTATGGGACATCAAACGATTTTTCCCAACGGAATTAGAGATTGCTCGAAGCGCGATTCAAATGGTCAATCAGCAATTACATGTAACACTGACCGATGATGAAGCAGGTTTTCTAGCTCTACATATCACGAATGCTCAAATCGATAGCCGTCACGAAGATGCTATCAGCCTGACTCAATTAATTGAAGAAATCCTGACCGTTATCAAGTATACACTGCGAATTAGTTTCGCTGAAAATGATATTTACTTCCAGCGTTTTATTACACATTTAAAATTTTTCACTGAAAAAGTATTACAAAATAAAACCGATAAACTACCTGAAGATCAAGTGGAAAACGAGTTGTTTTTGTTAGTCACCACACAATATCCCGCAGCATTTGAGGCAACAAAAAAAGTTGCTGAGCTATTAAAAAACCGACGCAATTATACGATGTCAAAGGACGAACAAGTCTATATCACCATTCATTTAGCTCGAATCATCG